GTTGTCATGGACAAATTAACTAAAATCAAGGATGTCTCTACACTATACGAGGTCACTACCGGAACACTTCGCTATTACGAAAAAATGGGGTTGATCAAAAGCAGTCGTTGCGAAAGTTCGGGGTATCGTTTGTACGATGAAACAGCACTTGTTCGCTTGAAGCAAATCCTTATCCTACGAAAAATGAACATTTCAATTAGCGACATCGGAGAAATTTTTTCGGCAAAAAATTCCGAAGCTGTGTTGTCTGTGTTGGACAGAAAAGTAGATGACATTGACAGCGAAGTAGCACTGTTACATGAACTGAAAGAAATCGTATTGGAATTCATACGACAAATGCG
This region of Oscillospiraceae bacterium genomic DNA includes:
- a CDS encoding MerR family transcriptional regulator; this translates as MKSVVFAKTTNIINIGGMADKYYHYTEVVMDKLTKIKDVSTLYEVTTGTLRYYEKMGLIKSSRCESSGYRLYDETALVRLKQILILRKMNISISDIGEIFSAKNSEAVLSVLDRKVDDIDSEVALLHELKEIVLEFIRQMR